The proteins below are encoded in one region of Pseudomonas sp. SCB32:
- a CDS encoding TolC family protein: MTLLGVSLLALAVSGCAVTTQPIDRSVSEQRARNDLKAMFKDQEPLSGPLTLHDAMARAVKYNLESRLKVMEEALSRRQLDLATFDMLPRMALEAGYVGRNNVSASSSQSVQTGTQSLEPSTSQDRDRNVADLTMVWNVLDFGVSYVSAKQQADQRLIVQERRRKVVQTIIQDVRSAYWRAIAAQRLLGQIDSLMARVDGARKDSQQMSQQRIGDPVQALNYQRALIEASRQLEEQRRALSLAKTELATLINLPMGTELTLAVPEGYDVPELKADFDSLEQQALASRPELREQDYQARISAAETKKAMLRMLPGLEFSAGGHYDSNSFLVNDRWADYGVKVTWNLFNVLSAPAAIDVAKAGEDVTAARRQAMSMAVLAQLYVANANYSEARRQFLTTQELASLDNQIVGQLRNRQQAQGIGELELIQGELNALQADLRRDLAYAELRNSYGQIFASAGIDPLPGGLADTQLKTLANGLAERERQLDGGQLK; this comes from the coding sequence ATGACCTTACTGGGCGTCAGCCTGCTGGCGCTCGCCGTCAGCGGCTGCGCCGTTACCACGCAGCCGATCGACCGCAGCGTCAGCGAGCAGCGCGCCCGCAATGACCTCAAGGCGATGTTCAAGGACCAGGAGCCCCTCAGCGGCCCGCTGACCCTGCACGACGCCATGGCCCGTGCGGTGAAGTACAACCTGGAGTCGCGCCTGAAGGTCATGGAGGAGGCGCTGTCGCGTCGCCAGCTCGACCTCGCCACCTTCGACATGCTGCCGCGCATGGCGCTGGAGGCCGGCTACGTCGGCCGCAACAACGTCAGTGCGTCGAGCAGCCAGAGCGTGCAGACCGGCACCCAGTCCCTGGAACCGTCCACCTCCCAGGATCGCGACCGTAACGTCGCCGACCTGACCATGGTGTGGAACGTCCTCGACTTCGGCGTCAGCTATGTCAGCGCCAAGCAGCAGGCCGACCAGCGCCTGATCGTCCAGGAGCGCCGGCGCAAGGTGGTGCAGACGATCATCCAGGACGTTCGCTCGGCCTACTGGCGGGCGATCGCCGCGCAGCGTCTGCTGGGCCAGATCGACAGCCTGATGGCGCGCGTCGACGGCGCCCGCAAGGACAGCCAGCAGATGAGCCAGCAGCGCATCGGCGACCCGGTGCAGGCGCTGAACTACCAGCGCGCGCTGATCGAGGCCAGCCGCCAGCTGGAGGAGCAGCGCCGCGCGCTGTCCCTGGCCAAGACCGAGCTGGCGACCCTGATCAACCTGCCGATGGGCACTGAACTCACCCTGGCGGTGCCCGAGGGCTACGACGTTCCCGAGCTCAAGGCCGACTTCGACTCGCTCGAACAGCAGGCGCTGGCCAGCCGTCCGGAGCTGCGCGAGCAGGACTACCAGGCGCGCATCAGCGCCGCCGAAACCAAGAAAGCCATGCTGCGCATGTTGCCGGGCCTGGAGTTCTCCGCGGGCGGGCATTACGACAGTAACTCGTTCCTGGTGAACGATCGCTGGGCCGACTATGGCGTGAAGGTCACCTGGAACCTGTTCAACGTGCTCTCCGCGCCGGCGGCCATCGACGTGGCCAAGGCCGGCGAAGACGTCACCGCGGCACGCCGTCAGGCGATGTCCATGGCGGTGCTGGCGCAGCTGTACGTGGCCAACGCCAACTACAGCGAAGCGCGCCGCCAGTTCCTCACCACCCAGGAGCTGGCCAGCCTGGACAACCAGATCGTCGGCCAGCTGCGCAATCGCCAGCAGGCGCAGGGCATCGGTGAGCTGGAGCTGATCCAGGGCGAGCTCAACGCCCTGCAGGCCGACCTGCGCCGGGACCTGGCCTACGCCGAATTGCGCAACAGCTATGGGCAGATCTTTGCCTCGGCCGGCATCGATCCGCTGCCCGGCGGCTTGGCCGATACCCAGCTCAAGACCCTGGCCAATGGCTTGGCCGAGCGCGAGCGCCAGCTCGACGGTGGCCAGCTGAAGTAA
- a CDS encoding GlxA family transcriptional regulator, with product MNPSQPVPDEDSLEHVLKPDLRVAIVLIDQFTLTPVAGFVDALRFAADRSFESRQILCQWEWLSVTGEPVSASCGLPIAPTKRLDPDAEYDYVVLAGGLLSGVMNPAPELLDYIRRLHARKVPLVALCASYFTLGLAGILEGRRCAVHFTVQEQFAALFPQTQAVVDKSYIEDSGVFSCPGGSAFELAAEIIGRHCGKRRAQKSLEYLLVADEDVRRGTDNSVAHVYQDPLVHRALDYMRAHLDSHCTIRELAQQLGSNERQLNRAFLANAGQPPAQFWRKLRLQEARKLLSDTSLHVTQIAYATGFSDASHFIQQFRKSYGETPHLFRKLRHNAERLQ from the coding sequence ATGAACCCAAGCCAGCCTGTGCCCGATGAGGACTCGCTCGAGCACGTGCTCAAGCCCGACCTGCGAGTCGCCATCGTCCTCATCGATCAGTTCACCCTGACGCCGGTGGCGGGTTTCGTCGACGCGCTGCGCTTCGCCGCCGACCGCTCCTTCGAGAGCCGGCAGATTCTCTGCCAATGGGAATGGCTGAGCGTGACGGGCGAGCCGGTCAGCGCGAGCTGCGGCCTGCCGATTGCGCCGACCAAGCGCCTGGACCCGGATGCGGAGTACGACTACGTGGTGCTCGCCGGGGGCCTGCTGTCCGGGGTGATGAACCCGGCGCCGGAGCTGCTCGACTACATTCGCCGCCTGCACGCGCGCAAGGTGCCGCTGGTGGCGCTGTGCGCTTCCTATTTCACCCTGGGCCTGGCCGGTATTCTCGAGGGCCGTCGCTGTGCGGTGCACTTCACCGTGCAGGAGCAGTTCGCCGCGCTGTTTCCACAGACCCAGGCGGTGGTCGACAAGAGCTACATCGAGGACAGCGGCGTGTTCAGCTGTCCCGGCGGCTCCGCCTTCGAGCTGGCGGCGGAGATCATCGGCCGTCACTGTGGCAAGCGCCGCGCGCAGAAGAGCCTGGAGTACCTGCTGGTGGCCGATGAGGACGTCCGGCGCGGCACCGACAACAGCGTGGCGCATGTCTACCAGGACCCGCTGGTGCACCGCGCGCTCGACTACATGCGCGCGCACCTCGACAGCCACTGCACGATCCGGGAGCTGGCACAGCAGCTGGGCAGCAACGAGCGTCAGTTGAACCGTGCCTTCCTGGCCAATGCCGGCCAGCCGCCCGCGCAGTTCTGGCGCAAGCTGCGCTTGCAGGAGGCGCGCAAGCTGCTCAGCGACACCAGCCTGCACGTGACGCAGATCGCCTACGCCACGGGTTTCTCCGACGCCTCGCACTTCATCCAGCAGTTCCGCAAGAGCTACGGCGAGACGCCGCACCTGTTCCGCAAGCTGCGGCACAACGCCGAACGTCTGCAATGA